A window of the Dyadobacter pollutisoli genome harbors these coding sequences:
- a CDS encoding L,D-transpeptidase family protein, with product MQMLSGLGRSKYIPLIILFTLAIFQSCRKNPKEMTKEELAEELSKEKHYEKLLEFSQKAGVNVSKFQATADTAPVFALLEEISFGHKPTIRYTEKKIAADTALIRDAAEELVKGQSVEKVMENLEPVFPVYHNLKIHYARLIEAKKTDSAAYVAEALNAYRWIHRQIQGSPRFVMVNIRGAYLTAMDSSGKNVLSMRTVVGKSDTPTPTIDTYATSIVTHPYWNVPKSIAIKEIFPKAMNDPEYLSRNRIEIIDKKGEAVNPEDIDWEELTAEKFPYRFRQETGEDNSLGLLKVEIKNPLAIYLHDTNARYLFTNNKRWRSHGCVRVQKPTDLANYMAGTKLLDNDFMTEPDTVSTPPKWHKLKARIPVFLLYLGADCNEKGDLIYFPDVYKRGAPKV from the coding sequence ATGCAAATGCTATCAGGCCTGGGCCGGTCGAAATATATCCCCCTCATCATTTTGTTTACGCTTGCCATTTTCCAGTCATGCCGAAAGAATCCCAAGGAAATGACAAAAGAAGAGCTTGCGGAAGAACTAAGTAAGGAAAAGCATTACGAAAAGCTCCTGGAATTTTCCCAAAAGGCCGGGGTTAATGTCAGCAAATTCCAGGCGACAGCAGATACTGCCCCCGTTTTTGCATTACTGGAAGAAATAAGCTTCGGACACAAGCCAACCATTCGATACACCGAGAAAAAAATCGCTGCGGACACGGCTCTGATCCGCGATGCGGCTGAGGAACTGGTGAAAGGCCAGTCGGTAGAAAAAGTAATGGAGAATCTGGAACCGGTTTTCCCTGTTTATCATAACCTCAAAATACATTATGCGAGGTTGATAGAGGCCAAAAAGACAGATAGCGCCGCCTATGTTGCCGAAGCATTGAATGCATATCGCTGGATCCACCGTCAAATCCAGGGTTCTCCCCGGTTTGTGATGGTCAATATTCGCGGCGCGTACCTCACTGCAATGGATTCTTCCGGTAAAAATGTATTGAGTATGCGGACGGTCGTTGGCAAGAGTGATACACCTACCCCTACTATCGATACCTATGCTACCAGCATTGTGACACATCCTTACTGGAATGTACCGAAAAGCATCGCGATCAAGGAAATTTTCCCGAAAGCAATGAATGACCCAGAGTATCTGTCAAGGAACCGCATTGAAATTATTGATAAAAAGGGCGAAGCTGTTAACCCGGAAGACATTGACTGGGAGGAACTGACTGCTGAAAAGTTCCCTTATCGCTTTCGCCAGGAAACGGGCGAGGATAACTCGCTGGGCTTGCTAAAAGTGGAAATCAAGAACCCGCTGGCTATTTATCTGCATGACACCAATGCAAGATATTTGTTTACAAATAACAAGCGATGGAGAAGCCACGGCTGCGTACGTGTACAAAAACCGACAGATCTTGCAAATTATATGGCGGGCACAAAACTGCTTGACAATGATTTCATGACGGAGCCCGATACTGTCTCCACACCACCCAAATGGCATAAATTAAAAGCAAGGATTCCGGTGTTTCTGCTATATCTCGGCGCAGACTGTAACGAAAAAGGGGATTTGATTTACTTTCCCGATGTTTATAAAAGAGGAGCTCCCAAAGTTTGA
- a CDS encoding murein L,D-transpeptidase catalytic domain family protein has product MTKVQAVFVAVMITLSVSFGIHQINPFPALSTSKNISVVKPDSALVKPQWISIYDSLDLKKQGLSEKAFYYAWIGFQKMNLHNPVMAIADFTQSSRNKRLYVIDLIKRKVLLNTYVAHGRNSGQEFAEHFSNDNSSYQSSLGFYKTLGTYQGKHGLSLRLEGLEKGINDRALERAIVMHGADYVSESFIKNTGRLGRSLGCPAVSIADSKKLIDLMYDGAGLFIYSADQKYFKSSPLLSGLLPDNGQTLGAPLL; this is encoded by the coding sequence ATGACAAAGGTTCAGGCGGTATTTGTAGCAGTAATGATAACGCTCAGCGTTTCTTTCGGCATCCACCAGATCAATCCATTCCCAGCACTTTCTACTTCTAAAAACATATCAGTTGTAAAACCGGATTCTGCATTGGTAAAACCTCAATGGATATCCATTTACGATTCTCTTGACCTTAAAAAGCAAGGTTTGTCGGAAAAGGCTTTTTACTACGCCTGGATCGGTTTTCAAAAAATGAACCTGCACAATCCGGTCATGGCCATTGCTGATTTTACGCAGTCGTCCCGCAACAAAAGGCTTTATGTGATCGATCTGATCAAAAGGAAAGTGTTGCTCAATACTTATGTAGCACACGGCCGGAACTCGGGGCAGGAGTTTGCAGAGCATTTTTCGAATGATAACTCGTCATATCAGTCGAGCCTGGGCTTTTACAAAACATTGGGTACCTACCAGGGCAAGCACGGGTTGTCATTGAGGCTGGAAGGATTGGAAAAAGGTATCAATGATCGGGCATTGGAACGTGCGATAGTCATGCACGGAGCCGATTATGTGAGTGAATCTTTCATCAAAAACACCGGCAGACTTGGCCGCAGTCTTGGCTGCCCCGCCGTATCCATTGCCGATTCTAAGAAGCTGATCGATCTGATGTACGACGGTGCCGGGCTCTTCATTTACTCCGCAGATCAGAAATATTTCAAATCGTCACCATTGCTCTCCGGTTTGCTGCCGGACAATGGTCAAACTTTGGGAGCTCCTCTTTTATAA
- a CDS encoding prephenate dehydrogenase: MVISIIGIGLLGGSFALGLREKYPNIRFVGVDNSSVNQKIALAKGIVDEIVSLEEALEIAELNVLATPVDAITKLLPYMLDRLPEGRTITDLGSTKELICALADSHPKRGQFVAVHPMAGTENSGPGAAFREMLIEKNVIICDKEKSNRDSLVLVETFLRDIGMKIHYMKPIEHDLHLAYVSHLSHISSFALGLTVLDKERDERAIFDMASTGFSSTVRLAKSSPQMWAPIFDQNKTNVSKALGDYIELLKKFKEAIDSKDLDTSLSFMSRANDIGRILAGIEKK; the protein is encoded by the coding sequence ATGGTAATCAGTATAATAGGAATAGGTTTATTGGGCGGGTCGTTTGCATTGGGGCTTCGTGAAAAATATCCTAACATCAGGTTTGTCGGAGTGGATAATTCCTCTGTCAATCAGAAAATCGCATTGGCAAAAGGCATAGTGGACGAGATCGTGTCGCTGGAAGAAGCTTTGGAGATTGCTGAGCTGAATGTGCTTGCGACGCCGGTGGATGCCATTACCAAGCTGCTACCTTACATGCTCGACCGCCTTCCGGAGGGAAGAACGATCACGGACCTCGGTTCTACCAAAGAGCTGATCTGTGCGCTGGCCGACTCTCATCCAAAACGAGGTCAGTTTGTGGCGGTACATCCCATGGCTGGTACTGAGAATTCAGGCCCGGGAGCAGCTTTCAGGGAAATGCTCATTGAAAAAAATGTGATCATTTGCGATAAAGAGAAAAGCAACCGCGATTCCCTCGTCCTGGTGGAAACATTCCTTCGAGACATAGGCATGAAAATCCATTACATGAAACCCATTGAGCATGACCTGCACCTGGCGTATGTTTCGCATCTGAGCCACATCAGTTCATTTGCGCTGGGGTTGACGGTTTTGGATAAAGAGCGGGACGAGCGAGCGATTTTTGACATGGCGAGTACGGGTTTTTCTTCCACAGTGAGGCTGGCCAAGAGTTCACCGCAAATGTGGGCGCCCATTTTTGATCAGAACAAAACCAATGTTTCCAAAGCATTAGGGGACTATATCGAGCTTTTGAAGAAATTCAAGGAAGCCATTGATAGCAAAGACCTCGATACCAGTCTGAGCTTTATGAGCCGGGCCAATGACATTGGGCGGATTTTGGCTGGGATTGAGAAGAAGTGA
- a CDS encoding pyridoxal phosphate-dependent aminotransferase — MIIETAQRTKQTSEYYFSVKLAEVRKLIAEGHDVINLGIGNPDMMPSEETLTALSEAAQKPQAHGYQPYVGTPAFRNAISDFYYHTYGVKPDPATEILPLIGSKEGITHISLTFLDPGDEVLVPELGYPAYRAVSQMVGAVVKEYPLREDYGWQPDWKAMESLVTPRTKIMWLNYPHMPTGAPATRELFEEAVAFATRHKILLCHDNPYSLVLNKKEPISLLSIEGAKDVAIELNSMSKSHNMAGWRLGWLVAGKPYINAVLTIKSNVDSGMFWAMQEAAVAALHNSDTWHAERNAVYQGRLDASEALLTALGCTWDPKQEGMFLWGKLPDSVGSAETLVNNLLVEKHVFIAPGFIFGPKGQRYIRLSLCLPKERIWEAVARIQA, encoded by the coding sequence ATGATTATAGAAACCGCTCAGCGCACCAAGCAGACTTCGGAGTACTACTTCTCCGTCAAGCTGGCAGAAGTGCGCAAACTGATTGCCGAAGGACATGATGTGATTAACCTGGGGATTGGAAACCCTGACATGATGCCTTCCGAAGAAACCCTGACGGCTTTATCAGAAGCTGCTCAGAAACCGCAGGCCCACGGCTATCAGCCTTATGTTGGAACGCCTGCTTTTCGCAATGCAATCTCGGATTTTTATTATCATACTTACGGAGTAAAACCTGATCCCGCTACTGAAATACTTCCTTTAATTGGTTCAAAAGAAGGTATTACGCATATTTCACTCACATTCCTTGACCCGGGCGACGAGGTACTCGTGCCTGAGCTGGGCTACCCGGCCTATCGTGCGGTAAGCCAGATGGTAGGTGCAGTTGTGAAGGAATACCCGCTTCGCGAGGATTACGGATGGCAGCCCGACTGGAAAGCAATGGAGTCGCTGGTAACCCCGCGTACGAAGATTATGTGGCTCAATTACCCACATATGCCCACAGGCGCACCTGCGACACGTGAGTTGTTTGAGGAAGCCGTTGCATTTGCGACCAGGCATAAAATACTGCTCTGCCACGATAATCCGTACAGCCTGGTACTCAATAAGAAGGAGCCCATCAGTTTGCTGTCCATTGAAGGGGCGAAGGACGTAGCGATCGAACTGAATTCCATGAGCAAGTCGCACAATATGGCGGGATGGAGGCTGGGCTGGCTGGTTGCTGGTAAGCCTTACATTAATGCTGTGCTCACGATCAAAAGCAATGTAGATTCCGGTATGTTCTGGGCCATGCAGGAAGCTGCGGTGGCCGCATTACATAATTCAGATACCTGGCACGCAGAAAGAAATGCCGTGTACCAGGGACGTTTGGACGCCTCAGAAGCACTTTTAACCGCGCTCGGCTGTACCTGGGACCCGAAGCAGGAAGGAATGTTCCTGTGGGGCAAGCTGCCCGACTCAGTTGGATCTGCTGAAACTTTGGTGAACAACCTGTTGGTAGAAAAACACGTGTTCATTGCTCCGGGCTTTATTTTTGGCCCGAAAGGACAGCGTTACATTCGGTTGTCGCTCTGTCTTCCCAAAGAGCGAATCTGGGAGGCTGTGGCACGCATTCAAGCATAA
- the modA gene encoding molybdate ABC transporter substrate-binding protein codes for MNIQRVFLLFSVILAGCSKPSDKIVVATAANVQYVMKEIQKEFARETGEEIQIVVGSSGKLTAQIREGAPFDVFVSADTKYPQEIYKNGGSEEEPRIYATGSLVLWAKDIPETELSTAILATEKVKKIAVPNPRNAPYGEAAIEVLKAQVLFEKTEKKLVYGESIAQTAQYISTGSVEAGFNALSIVLSPEMKDKGHYIIIDSTFHKPIQQAAILLKHSDASPKKESSTKFYHFLYSDKAKQIFKKYGYK; via the coding sequence ATGAACATCCAACGCGTCTTTCTTCTTTTTTCTGTAATTCTTGCCGGTTGTTCCAAACCATCGGACAAGATCGTCGTCGCTACGGCTGCCAATGTGCAGTATGTGATGAAGGAAATTCAGAAGGAATTTGCGAGGGAAACCGGTGAAGAAATTCAGATCGTGGTAGGCTCATCCGGGAAGCTCACGGCCCAGATCAGAGAAGGTGCGCCATTCGATGTTTTTGTTTCGGCAGACACCAAGTATCCTCAGGAAATATACAAAAACGGCGGATCGGAGGAAGAGCCCAGGATATATGCGACCGGATCGCTGGTTCTATGGGCAAAGGACATTCCCGAAACGGAACTCAGCACGGCCATTCTCGCAACCGAAAAAGTAAAAAAAATAGCCGTACCCAATCCCCGAAACGCTCCTTATGGTGAGGCCGCAATCGAAGTTTTGAAAGCTCAGGTACTTTTTGAAAAAACTGAGAAAAAACTGGTCTACGGCGAAAGCATTGCACAAACAGCCCAGTACATCTCTACCGGATCGGTGGAAGCCGGCTTCAATGCATTGTCCATTGTACTCTCCCCTGAAATGAAAGACAAAGGCCACTACATCATCATTGATTCCACATTTCACAAGCCCATTCAGCAAGCCGCAATCCTGCTAAAACACAGCGACGCCTCTCCAAAAAAAGAATCCAGCACGAAATTCTATCATTTCCTATACTCCGACAAAGCCAAGCAGATTTTCAAAAAATACGGCTACAAATGA
- the modB gene encoding molybdate ABC transporter permease subunit, producing MDWQPLWLTFRLASITSVILLVMAMPVAYWLAFGKFKGRGVVEAIIGMPLVLPPSVIGFYLLLAFSPSYWFGAWIEKVLGMRLVFSFPGLVIASILYSLPFMVYPIRAGLQSLPSSLREASYTLGKSEWTTFYKVLLPNCKPAILTAFVLTFAHTVGEFGVVLMIGGNIPGVTKVASVAIYNEVEALNYPAANQYAMVLFAITFVILLLVYSINNRLLRVRQSS from the coding sequence ATGGACTGGCAACCCCTCTGGCTCACTTTCCGTCTCGCTAGCATTACCTCGGTGATCCTCCTGGTAATGGCGATGCCGGTAGCCTACTGGCTGGCTTTTGGGAAATTCAAGGGCCGTGGGGTAGTGGAAGCGATCATTGGCATGCCGCTCGTTTTGCCACCTTCCGTCATTGGTTTCTACCTTCTTTTAGCATTCAGTCCGTCCTACTGGTTTGGTGCGTGGATTGAAAAGGTTTTGGGCATGCGGCTTGTGTTTTCATTTCCCGGGCTGGTGATCGCCTCCATATTGTATAGCCTTCCTTTTATGGTGTACCCGATCAGGGCCGGGCTGCAATCATTACCGTCTTCATTGCGGGAAGCTTCCTATACTTTGGGAAAAAGTGAATGGACAACTTTTTACAAAGTGCTCCTACCCAACTGCAAACCAGCCATTTTAACCGCTTTTGTACTCACTTTCGCCCACACAGTCGGAGAGTTCGGTGTGGTACTGATGATCGGCGGCAACATTCCGGGCGTCACCAAAGTAGCGTCGGTAGCGATCTACAATGAAGTGGAGGCGCTTAACTATCCGGCGGCAAACCAATACGCAATGGTGCTTTTTGCAATTACATTCGTTATTTTGCTGTTGGTCTACTCTATTAACAACCGCCTGCTTCGTGTCCGACAATCTTCTTGA
- a CDS encoding sulfate/molybdate ABC transporter ATP-binding protein translates to MSDNLLDINIRHSLQTANGILPMEVSFSLSKGNILALTGPSGAGKTTLLRQIAGLVNPQSGKISLDQQLWLDTSQDIQIPTRKRNIGFVFQDYALFPHMTVKENLLFALETKGDEKVVDELLDAMGLTQLHGRKPHQLSGGQQQRVALARALVRKPDLLLLDEPFAALDHSMRYQLQNLLLKFHRLYHFTVIIVTHDIGEIFRLADRVMIMNHGKVTQLGSPAEVYTSETDNADDLTLSGEVLSCQKLHGHLLVSALIENKVRQLTLPLDMEPQMLPGNNFTLPYSLDPNRIRLVNNR, encoded by the coding sequence GTGTCCGACAATCTTCTTGACATCAACATCCGGCATTCGCTCCAAACTGCCAATGGAATTTTACCGATGGAAGTCTCTTTTTCGCTTTCAAAAGGCAATATTCTGGCTTTAACAGGGCCTTCCGGTGCAGGGAAAACTACATTGCTGAGACAAATCGCGGGACTGGTGAATCCACAATCAGGGAAAATTTCACTGGATCAGCAGTTATGGCTGGATACTTCACAGGACATTCAGATACCCACCCGAAAGCGCAACATTGGCTTCGTTTTTCAGGACTATGCATTGTTTCCACATATGACTGTAAAGGAAAACCTGCTTTTTGCGCTTGAAACAAAAGGGGACGAAAAAGTTGTCGACGAGCTCCTGGATGCCATGGGGCTCACCCAACTGCATGGACGAAAGCCACACCAGCTGTCAGGCGGACAACAACAGCGGGTCGCACTGGCCCGGGCATTGGTACGGAAACCGGATTTACTGCTGCTAGACGAACCATTTGCGGCACTGGATCACTCCATGCGCTACCAGTTGCAGAACCTGCTTCTCAAATTCCATCGGCTTTACCATTTTACGGTCATTATCGTTACCCACGATATTGGGGAAATATTCCGGCTCGCCGATCGGGTAATGATCATGAACCATGGGAAAGTGACACAACTAGGCAGTCCGGCGGAAGTTTACACCAGCGAGACAGACAATGCTGACGATCTCACGCTTTCCGGCGAGGTATTGAGCTGCCAGAAGCTTCACGGCCATTTACTCGTCAGCGCTTTGATCGAAAATAAAGTCCGTCAGCTCACGCTTCCACTGGATATGGAGCCACAAATGCTTCCGGGAAACAATTTTACATTGCCATATTCACTCGATCCAAACCGTATCAGATTAGTCAACAACCGGTAA
- a CDS encoding SGNH/GDSL hydrolase family protein — MRVLFKLLQIAIFALPLMAMRQDKPLRVIFFGDSITQAGVGPTGYITQMGEMLKAKGQEGQYELLGAGIGGNKVYDLYLRLEDDVLSKKPDIVFIYVGINDVWHKASSGTGTDADKYVKFYEALIKKMKAQNIRVIVCTPTVIGERNDASNSQDGDLNQYSKLIREIATRNNLQLCDLRKSFQDYLIQNNPENKEKGILTSDRVHLTDVGNKFLAEKMLEALVQK, encoded by the coding sequence ATGCGGGTACTTTTCAAATTATTACAAATTGCAATTTTTGCATTGCCGTTGATGGCGATGCGTCAGGACAAGCCATTGCGCGTCATTTTCTTCGGAGACTCCATTACCCAGGCGGGCGTAGGTCCAACCGGATACATTACACAAATGGGTGAAATGCTAAAAGCAAAGGGCCAGGAAGGTCAATATGAACTACTTGGTGCCGGAATTGGTGGTAATAAAGTGTATGATCTTTACCTGCGTTTGGAAGACGACGTTTTGTCCAAAAAGCCGGATATCGTTTTCATCTACGTGGGTATCAACGATGTATGGCACAAAGCTTCCTCAGGAACTGGTACTGACGCCGATAAATATGTGAAGTTTTACGAAGCTTTGATCAAAAAAATGAAGGCTCAGAACATTCGTGTCATTGTTTGTACTCCCACTGTAATCGGTGAGAGAAACGACGCATCCAACTCACAGGATGGCGACCTCAACCAATATTCCAAGCTGATACGTGAAATTGCAACCCGCAATAACCTGCAATTATGCGACCTCAGAAAATCCTTCCAGGACTACCTGATCCAGAACAACCCTGAAAATAAAGAAAAAGGCATCCTAACCAGCGACCGCGTACATTTAACCGACGTCGGCAATAAATTTCTGGCCGAGAAGATGTTGGAAGCTTTGGTACAGAAGTAG
- a CDS encoding nucleotidyltransferase family protein, producing the protein MKPTLLILAAGIGSRYGGIKQLDQFGPNGETIIDYSLYDAIRSGFGKVVFIVRQEIKESAEALFAPKLKGKIDFDFAIQGVQSYVPEDLGTVERVKPWGTGHATLCAWKQTDTPFAVINADDFYGRDAFATMAQFLQTDTNDKQHAMIGYELKRTLSENGTVSRGVCVEREDHNLESVIERTKIFEDNGAIYFEEDGARTELAPETPVSMNFWGFKPSMFPITKDLFDTYARENINTPKAEFYIPTVMTHIIKSGLGDCRVFRSSSDWFGVTYPEDKPTVQASLSALHEKGEYPGKLWD; encoded by the coding sequence ATGAAACCAACTCTTTTGATTTTAGCTGCCGGAATAGGCAGTCGTTACGGTGGTATCAAGCAACTTGACCAGTTCGGTCCCAACGGAGAAACTATCATTGATTATTCATTGTATGACGCGATACGCAGTGGTTTTGGAAAAGTGGTTTTCATCGTGCGTCAGGAAATAAAGGAAAGCGCTGAGGCACTATTTGCCCCGAAACTGAAAGGGAAAATTGACTTTGATTTTGCAATTCAGGGCGTGCAATCATACGTACCGGAGGACCTGGGAACAGTGGAGCGCGTGAAGCCGTGGGGTACAGGTCACGCTACATTATGCGCCTGGAAACAAACTGACACTCCTTTTGCGGTGATCAATGCTGATGACTTTTACGGTCGCGATGCATTTGCGACTATGGCTCAATTTCTTCAAACAGATACCAACGACAAGCAACATGCCATGATCGGCTACGAATTAAAACGTACGCTTTCCGAGAATGGGACAGTATCCCGCGGTGTGTGTGTCGAACGTGAAGACCACAACCTCGAATCGGTTATAGAGCGTACCAAGATATTTGAAGACAATGGCGCTATTTATTTTGAAGAAGACGGAGCGCGTACCGAATTAGCGCCAGAAACACCGGTTTCTATGAATTTCTGGGGGTTCAAACCTTCGATGTTCCCGATCACCAAAGACCTGTTTGATACTTACGCAAGAGAAAATATTAATACGCCGAAAGCAGAGTTTTACATTCCGACCGTCATGACCCACATCATTAAAAGTGGCCTGGGCGATTGCCGCGTTTTCCGCAGCTCGTCCGACTGGTTTGGAGTAACCTACCCCGAAGATAAGCCAACAGTGCAGGCTTCATTATCAGCCTTGCATGAAAAAGGCGAGTATCCGGGTAAGCTCTGGGACTAG
- a CDS encoding HesB/IscA family protein, giving the protein MVTVSDTAKNKIVELRNADGHEDDYQIRVGVLGGGCSGLTYNLEFNSDSKPNDMVFEDKGVKIIVDKKSILYLAGTTLDFSDGLNGKGFQFINPNATRTCGCGESFAV; this is encoded by the coding sequence ATGGTTACTGTAAGTGATACTGCTAAAAACAAGATTGTTGAACTCCGGAATGCGGACGGTCATGAGGACGATTACCAAATTCGGGTAGGTGTTCTCGGCGGAGGTTGCTCTGGTTTGACTTACAATCTCGAATTTAACTCGGACTCAAAACCTAATGATATGGTTTTTGAAGATAAGGGTGTGAAGATCATTGTAGACAAGAAAAGTATCCTTTATCTGGCCGGAACGACGCTGGATTTTTCAGATGGTCTTAATGGTAAAGGTTTTCAATTTATAAATCCAAATGCTACCCGTACCTGCGGATGCGGCGAAAGCTTTGCGGTATAG
- a CDS encoding HEPN domain-containing protein has translation MKDVSLSDIVAKMVGCLDDAREILDLRRTEPVLNRSYYAMFHGVQALLFTINLPAKSHTGAHNAFHKEFILTGLIERKLGLALKRTFGKRQFSDYEYDEVSYKDALESFEDAEYFVKGVVNYLKENNYLK, from the coding sequence ATGAAAGACGTTTCTCTTTCGGATATAGTAGCAAAAATGGTCGGCTGTTTGGACGATGCAAGAGAGATATTAGATCTAAGGCGGACTGAACCAGTATTGAATCGTTCCTATTATGCCATGTTTCACGGCGTCCAGGCTCTTCTTTTTACCATTAATTTACCTGCCAAATCACACACAGGAGCACATAATGCTTTTCACAAAGAATTTATACTGACTGGATTAATCGAAAGAAAACTGGGGCTAGCCTTGAAAAGGACTTTTGGGAAAAGGCAGTTCAGCGATTACGAATATGATGAAGTTTCTTACAAAGACGCGCTCGAATCTTTTGAGGATGCTGAATATTTTGTCAAAGGCGTCGTCAATTATTTAAAAGAAAACAATTATTTAAAGTGA
- a CDS encoding nucleotidyltransferase domain-containing protein, which yields MSNRNIPEPIKELTEEFVNRLGQLYGERLHKVILFGSYARGDYREDSDIDYLVVLNDEDIKSYEEISNLSTTTFDLSLKYLMSVSAVPVSRNKFDHYGSPLLKNVREDGILL from the coding sequence ATGAGTAATAGAAACATCCCTGAACCAATTAAAGAGTTGACAGAAGAGTTTGTCAACCGGCTGGGTCAGTTATATGGCGAAAGGCTTCATAAAGTGATTTTATTCGGGTCGTATGCGAGAGGCGATTATCGCGAGGACTCAGATATTGATTATCTGGTTGTGTTGAATGATGAGGATATCAAGTCTTATGAAGAAATCAGTAACCTGTCAACTACCACTTTTGACTTGTCCTTAAAATACCTGATGTCGGTCTCTGCTGTTCCGGTTTCCAGGAATAAGTTCGATCATTATGGATCTCCGTTATTGAAGAATGTTCGTGAAGACGGTATTTTGCTATGA